CCGCGAGCCGTCGGGGCTGTAGGCGATGGCATTCTCCAGGATGTTGACCACCGCCTGTTCCAGGAGACCCTGATCCAGCATCACCAGGCTGAGGTCGGCGGGGAAGTCCCGCGTCAGGTCGCGCGTGCCCAGCCGCCACGAGACCCGCTCGGCCGCCGCGTTCAGCACGTCGCGGACGTCGGTCCAGTCGGCCTTCACGTTCAGGCCGCCGCCCTCCAGACGCGTCATGTCGAGCAGGTCGCCGACATAGCGGTTCAGACGTTCGGCCTCCTCGCGGATCGAGGTCAGCAGGTCGGCCCGGACCTCGGGCTTCAGGGTCTCGCCATAGTCGATCAGGGTGGTGGCCGAGCCCAGCACGGTCGACAGCGGCGTGCGCAGGTCATGGCTGACCGAGTTCATCAGGGCCCCGCGGAACCGGTCGGTGCGCCGAAGGGTCTCGGTCTCCAGCGCCTGTCCGGCCAGTTCGGCCCGTTCGAGGGCCACGGCCCCCTGATCCATGACGGCCAGGGCGAGACGTTCCTCGTCCGAGCCGGGGGCCAGGGCGGCGGCCTCGACCCCCGCGACGCCCGAGCGCTTGCGCACCCCGTTCAACGGCCGGAAGGTCCAGCGCGTCTGCGGCAGGGTCCCGGTGCCATGTCCGGCCGCCTCCCCCCGCTCCCAGGCCCAGCGGGCGGCGGCCATGTCGGCGGGGCTGAGGGTGTGCGGCGGTTCGGTCGCGCCGGCCTTCAGCGGGGCCAGGGCGGCGACGGCGATGTCCTCACCTTCTGGCAGCAGGACGACGGCGCGGGCCCCGGCGGCAGCGGCGGTCTGTTCGGCCAGGACACGGGCGGCGGTGCCCCGGTCCTCGGCGGCCGACAGGCTCTGGCTGGCGACCAGCAGGGCGGAGACGGCCGAGGCGCGGCGCTGGGCCCGTCTGGCCTGCTCACGCACCCGACCGGCCAGCACGCCCGTGACGGTCGCCACGGCCCAGAAGACGAACAGGGTCAGGAAGTCGGTGGGGGAGCCGATGGCGAAACTGTATCGCGGCTCCAGAAACAGAAAATTGTAGACGAGGAAGGCCGCGGTCGCCGCCGCCAGCGCGGGACGCAGGCCGTACAGGACGCCCGCCGCCAGGACGGCCGACAGATAGAGGACGCCCAGATCGACTCGCTCGAAACTGCGGTCCAGCAGCAGGGCGAGGCCCGTGGCGAAGGCCACGAAGGCCGCGCCGATGGCATAGCCGCGCCCGTCCCACAGCCGTTCGCCCGCCGGGACCGCCGGGCGGGACGCGGGCGTATCCGGCGTCGCCGCGTCGGTGACGACATGGATCGCCACGCCCCGGGCGGCGCGCAGGAGCTCGGCCGCCAGCGACCGGCCGAAGACCTCGCTGAAGCGTGCGCGCCAGCCGGTGACGACCGACCGCCCCAGGACGATCTGGGTGATGTTGTTCCTGTGGGCATAGTCCGAAACGGTTCGCACCACGTCGTCGCCGGTGAGCAAGACCGTGCGCCCGCCCAGCTGCTCGGCCAGTTTGAAGGCCTCGGCCAGCCGTTGCGCGCGGCCCACGTCGCCCGAGGCGCTGGAGGGTCGATCCACCGTGGCGACGGTCCAGGGGGCATCCATCATCATGTCGGACATGCGCCGGCCGGTGCGGACCAGCATCCCGGCCATGCCGTCGCCGCCGATCAGGACCAGCACCCGCTCGCCCGCCGCCCAGGGCCCCTGCACGCCGCGTTCGCGCAGGGTCGCCACCAGCTGGTCGTCGACCGTCTGGGCCGCGCGGCGCAGGGCCAGTTCGCGCAGGGCCGTCAGGTTCTCGATCCTGAAGAAGTTCTGCGAGGCCAGGCGGGCGGTCTCGGGGACGTAGACCTTGCCTTCCTCCAGACGCTTGCGCAGTTCCTCGGGCGTGATGTCGACGACCTCGATGTCGTCGGCGCGGCTGAGCGCGCTGTCGGGCACGGCCTCCCTCTGGCGCACCCCGGTGATCCGCAGGACGACGTCGGACAGGCTTTCCAGGTGCTGGACGTTCAGGGTGGTCCAGACGTCGATGCCGGCGTCCAGGATCTCCTCGACGTCCTGCCACCGTTTGGGATGGCGCGAGCCCGGCGCATTGGAGTGGGCGTATTCGTCGACCAGCAGCAGTTCGGGGCGTCGGGCGATGGCCCCGTCGATGTCGAACTCCAGCAGGGTCCGGTCGCGGTGTTCGATCGGACGGCGGGCCATGACCTCCAGCCCGCGCAGCAGGCTTTCGGTCTCCTTGCGTCCATGGGTCTCGACCACGCCGACCACGACGTCGCCGCCCTCCGCCTTCCGGCGACGGGCGGCGCGCAGCATTTCATAGGTCTTGCCGACCCCGGGCGACATGCCGAGGAAGACCTTCAGCCGGCCGCGCCTGGGCCGCCGCGAGAGACGGCCAGCCTCGACCGGTGGGTCCGGACTCAAGCCTCGACGACCTGAAAGAGGGCCATCCGGTTGCCTTCGGAATCCTCGACCTCGGCGACGCGTCCGCCGGGGACGACCTTGACCGCATAGAGCAGTCGCGCGCCCTCCGCCTGGGCGCGGTGCACCGCCTGTTCGATGTCCACGACCGTGAAATAGACCAGGGCCCCCGCTTTCGCAGGAACATAGACGTCCCCCCTGGCCAGGGCCCCCGTGGCACCTGGCCCACCCTCGACCCAGGGGAACAGCGCCATGTCGTAGCCGTCCACGATCTGTCGCTCCAGGGTGACCTGCAGCACCCTTTCGTAGAACGCCTGGGCCCGATCGAGATCGAGCACAGGGACTTCGAAATATCTGACGGGGTTGTCCATCGAAGGTCGTCTCAACGGGTCGGGAAGCGTTCGTCGAGCGCCCGGTTGGTCAGCAGGACATTGACCGTGGGCTGACCGATGAAGCCGAGCAGGGCTCCCCGGGTGTTCGCATCGATCACGGCCTGGACCTCCGAAACAGGGACGCCGCGGGCCCGGGCCACGCGATCCGCCTGCAGACGAGCGTAGGCCGGGG
This DNA window, taken from Brevundimonas subvibrioides ATCC 15264, encodes the following:
- a CDS encoding VOC family protein → MDNPVRYFEVPVLDLDRAQAFYERVLQVTLERQIVDGYDMALFPWVEGGPGATGALARGDVYVPAKAGALVYFTVVDIEQAVHRAQAEGARLLYAVKVVPGGRVAEVEDSEGNRMALFQVVEA
- a CDS encoding sensor histidine kinase, encoding MSPGVGKTYEMLRAARRRKAEGGDVVVGVVETHGRKETESLLRGLEVMARRPIEHRDRTLLEFDIDGAIARRPELLLVDEYAHSNAPGSRHPKRWQDVEEILDAGIDVWTTLNVQHLESLSDVVLRITGVRQREAVPDSALSRADDIEVVDITPEELRKRLEEGKVYVPETARLASQNFFRIENLTALRELALRRAAQTVDDQLVATLRERGVQGPWAAGERVLVLIGGDGMAGMLVRTGRRMSDMMMDAPWTVATVDRPSSASGDVGRAQRLAEAFKLAEQLGGRTVLLTGDDVVRTVSDYAHRNNITQIVLGRSVVTGWRARFSEVFGRSLAAELLRAARGVAIHVVTDAATPDTPASRPAVPAGERLWDGRGYAIGAAFVAFATGLALLLDRSFERVDLGVLYLSAVLAAGVLYGLRPALAAATAAFLVYNFLFLEPRYSFAIGSPTDFLTLFVFWAVATVTGVLAGRVREQARRAQRRASAVSALLVASQSLSAAEDRGTAARVLAEQTAAAAGARAVVLLPEGEDIAVAALAPLKAGATEPPHTLSPADMAAARWAWERGEAAGHGTGTLPQTRWTFRPLNGVRKRSGVAGVEAAALAPGSDEERLALAVMDQGAVALERAELAGQALETETLRRTDRFRGALMNSVSHDLRTPLSTVLGSATTLIDYGETLKPEVRADLLTSIREEAERLNRYVGDLLDMTRLEGGGLNVKADWTDVRDVLNAAAERVSWRLGTRDLTRDFPADLSLVMLDQGLLEQAVVNILENAIAYSPDGSRIELAAYEDRGSVVISIEDEGRGIPTAELERVFDKFRRMDEPSDRSQGAGLGLAIAKGFVEAMNGRIAAASPIHGDLGTRVLISLPKAIATHHQLL